The genomic DNA TGAGAAGGTACTGAAGATTTCTTTCACTGCTGCTACATTGAAGTAACATTTTATCATGCTAATTGTCGATCTTAGCTGAAATATTACTGCTTCAGTCAAATATAGTGTCAAATGATCTTTCAGAATATGCTAATTGCTACTgaagaaaaatgtattatgatcaatgatgaaaacagttatgcagcttaatatttctttggaaaccatgatacattttacaggattctttgaatttaatgtgttcttgctgaataaaagtattctttaaaaaaaaaaaaaacttttgcctcAGCCTGTTGTGTTTTTGCACAGACGCGTTCCCTTGCTCCGTCTACGCCTCTAACGGGTCGACGGTATCTGAAGGAGAAAGAGGTGCTGGTCACCCCCGTTTCCTCAGCTACCCAAAGTGTGAGTCGACTGCAGAGCATGGTGTCCGGCCTCCGAAACGCTCCCAGCGATGCTCTGGTCCAAATCTTTAAGTAAGTATCTTGCAAAAATCATGCATGTGTGTCCAAGTATGCATAACCCATcatgatggctctcagtcctcagTGTGTTTTCttcagttatattttattttcaccttGTTTTTATAGTTCCTGCTCTCGAAATCCCACTGAATCCATTCTGAACCGAGTGAAGACCATGGGAGAGAGGTTTAAACAGGCCTACACCAAACCCACAGATGACCTGCCAGGAGCACATATGGGTCAGATATACtgcacatcaaaaaaaaaaaagatgtttaattCAGGCTATTGTTATGAAAGCCTCATATTTCGTCTTGTAAGCAAGTGCTTGTTCTTGTGTGCAGATTTTGCAGAGAATCGTCTGAAGCTGGCGGAGATCTTGTACTTTAAGATCCTGGAGAATATCATGACTCAAGAGATGAAGAGATTACAAGGGAAAGACATGGCGGTAAGTCAGTGTAACTGCTAAACCTGATGAATGCACTAGGAAAAACCATTCAGTGTGTATTTATCACCAGACAGAAAGAGTAAAATGGATTTTTGCCagatgttatttttgtgttttatatctACAGCTCTTACTTTCGGCTTCCTCTCTTCTCCTGATCTCTCTCAGGTCCTGTTGGAGCAGGAGGTGCTCCATTGCTCTCTGTTGGCGTGCTGTCTGGAGGTGGTGCTGTTTGCGTACAGCTCTCAAAGAACATTTCCCTGGATACTAGAAATCTTTCAGATCCCACCATTCTACTTTTACAAGGTACAGAACGGTATTGCCTCACGTTGCAGTAGATATTGAAAATCACAACAGACTGTTAAGACCTTTAAAGAAAACGATGTATTTTGAAGTACTAAAGCAAATGGTTGTGTAGGTGATTGAGGTGTTCATCCGCTCCGAGGAGGGTTTGTCCCGAGACATGGTGAAGCATTTGAACAGTATAGAGGAGCAGGTGCTGGAAAGCAAAGCCTGGACCAGAGACTCGGCCCTGTGGACGGCACTCAATAACGCTAATAATAAAGTCCCCACTGTAGAAGAGGTACATACAAACCAATTTATAGGGTGAACttattgtaaaaaatgtaaatagaatttacaattaaattacagaatataACCTGTTTTGTATTTGATTCTTAGGTGAATTTTCCCAGTAATTTTGACACGGGCAACAATACAGGCGGTCCCACTCACCTCCCGTTGGTGGCGCTATCTCCCATCGTCCACCCTCGCATCAGGGAGGTCCGCACAGGCCTGGGGTCCAGCGCACGCAAAGGTGCCACACAATAAGGCTAGACTTTGAGACTGCATGAATGTGAAGAATATTAAAGGAGAGGGACGTTTCAGAGAGcgtttgtttgatcaaaaatgatTGGGAATGTATTTggtccatttaccattttaaaatgcatacattaatgcatatataaaatattacaatttattcatttaagtaacactttaaaataaggcctttttgtaatttgtaataagATGTACTCATATGGCtaatatttctttctctcttagACGTCCCTCAGTCTCCCATCTATCTCCACGACCGCTACAGCTCACCTGCAGCCGGCAGCGCTAAGAGACGCTTGTTTGGTGACGATCCTCCACCACAGTCCCCAGTGAAAAGAATCTCAGTCACTCCCATCAAAATCATTCCCAGCAGCACAGAAAACAACCAGAACACCAGCACAACGACCGTCCTCTCCATGGCCACAGGAAACGGCCAGCAGCTCACCATTCCACTGCCAGGTACCACTTTTGTTTCTTGTtgacatttatttgacaaaaagagACACCACGAAATTGTGTTTTTGTTGACGTGATGGTTCCTCATCCTTCAGTGGTAAAGAACCAGACGGGCGGCATCACAGTCATCCAACTTCAGGCAAATGATATGCACCCCCTCACCGCCCAGTTCTTACTGACCGCTTCCCCCAGCCGAACCTCAGCTCCACCCGCCAGCTCCGACACACAGCCACCGGCCATCAACAAACCCCGGCGCACTGGATCCCTCGCCCTCTTCTTCAGGAAGGTGAGGAAATGTGTGCTGGGCTTTTTTTCACCTGCTCTTTGTTAGCGGAAGTGCATATATGCTGTTGCTTGTCCATTCAGGTGTATCATTTAACCAGCGTGCGTCTGCGAGACCTGTGTCTGAAGCTGGACATCTCATCGGAGCTGCGAGGGAAGATCTGGACGTGTTTTGAGCATTCGCTGCTGCACTGCACTGACCTGATGAAGGACCGGCACCTGGACCAGCTGCTGCTCTGTGCTGTCTACATTATATCAAAGGTACGGCTTTGGAAATGTGGAGAGTACTACTGTGACGCAGTTGTGCAGAGCTACTGCAAGAactacactacctttcaaatttTAGTGTCAATTTTACAAtcaagatttagtttttttttttttttttttttttaatataaatttatttcTTACCACGGCATTGATGCACACTTGcacttatttatatatgtttatatttttagtgaAAATACAGacgtattgtgaaatataattgcaatttaagatgttttctttttttaatatattccaaagtgtaaatgtgtaaatattcCCGTGAtgcatgcaaagctgaattttcagcatcattactcacgtgtcttcagaaatcattttaatatgctttttaGCTCTTtgctaaaaagaaaacatttcttcttattattatcaatgttaaaaacagtcctTGCTTAATAGTtttaacttctttaaaaaatacatattgacCCAAACTATATAAAGCAGAATTATCTCTTGAGggattttcatttaaatagtttgtttgtttgtttttttgaactTGTTCGCTTCTTCTACAGATCACAAAACAAGAGCACACTTTTCAGGACATTATGAAATGCTACCGAACCCAACCTCAAGCCAACAGTCATGTGAGTATCAACAGTCTTAGTCTTTCCACACCTGCAACTTTTacttgtgttttttgttgtttgtgcATGTTTAATGTGGAAATGCACATAAATGTCAAAGGTACACAATCTCTGTTTGCCCCAGCTACCTTATGTAAAAAACATAGAGTTCGAGCTGTAATGACTGCACATATGAGTCTTTGGTGCATCCGCATCCACAACATTTCGTTGGTGTGTTTGTAGGTGTACCGCAGTGTTTTACTGAAGAGGCGGCCCAGAGAACAGCAGACAGATGAGAACATGGAAGTGGATCCACCGGCAGAACAGTGTAAGGATAATGTCCTAAATATttctttatccttttttttttttttttctctctaatgcACAATATATATTACTGAAGATAATGtaccagtttccacaaaaatattacacactgttggtgtttcttgagcagcaaatcagaatattataatatttaaggtGCTTTGTGAcacaaatgatgctgaaaattcagctatgcatAACAGGaatgatttacattttaaaatgtatacaaatagaAAGTAtattagccttggtgagcagaagagacttctttcaaaaacataatgtTACCAATCGCAAACTATTGAATGGGtatgtaataatttaattatgatgTTGGCAAAAgtcttcttgtgtgtgtgtgtatatatatatatatatatatatatatatatatatatatatatatatatatatatatatatattattagtggtgggccgttatcggcgttaacgtgctgcgttaacgtgagactcttatcgggtgataaaaaaaatatcgctgttaatctattctcaaagttgggttgggagctgggtctatactaagcaagctatgatgactttcaccttgatattttatataaccgactggctgaggccagcctaaaaagatgctcaggacagttgacgggccactgctgcgaatcgtcatgaaagcttatctttttcacgtgtttttaagccttaccgcttgtcgatttaaacattacaacatccaaacacaagacgcggaaacaGTGTAGCTGGTTACtcacgcgctgtgttcggtgcgcacgagagagagagccgcatatcacggacagcgacactgaaccgagctctcttctgcgaagctctcctcgaagtccctctaTGGGATTATaatcccgccaaatgtattgcagtcacagagcgaaaaataacaagcaaatatcaaatatttaaaaacacgtgtaaaataataacacagaaaaccgaaaaacaaatgcagttttttttaaataacaaaaagtgCAGTCAAGGATCGAAAAATAAGcataaatcaaaaatgtaaacgcatttaaaattctattgcacaaaactgaaacatgaattaaaaattttccaaatctcaaacaaaatcaggtttcctgctcatatgtaatttttttgcgTGCTTGTGGTTTTTT from Carassius carassius chromosome 17, fCarCar2.1, whole genome shotgun sequence includes the following:
- the LOC132160796 gene encoding retinoblastoma-like protein 1 produces the protein MRGDETDSESVKSADGSIRSNLEALCQELNMDEETAAEALENFSSIWNTYTLEGDVVHWLACSLYAACRKSSIPTVGRGVMEGNGVSLTRILRSAKLSLIQFFSKMKKWSDMSNLSQDFRSRIGRLERNFEVSTVIFRKFEPIFLDMFQNPQVEPPRMPRSRKHRRLPCHVSDVFKFCWTLFVYTKGNFRMIGDDLVNSYHLLLCCLDLVFCNALMCSNKKDLINQYFRGLPKDTENLEEIPCVIDKLCELHDGLVVEAKGIKEHYFKPYIKTLFEKRILKGDAETLTKLLDTPNFQDNNKSINREYEEYVLTVGDFDERVFLGADADEEIGTPRKATAEPPSGQLSARMHVENHLQQHFEKTRSLAPSTPLTGRRYLKEKEVLVTPVSSATQSVSRLQSMVSGLRNAPSDALVQIFNSCSRNPTESILNRVKTMGERFKQAYTKPTDDLPGAHMDFAENRLKLAEILYFKILENIMTQEMKRLQGKDMAVLLEQEVLHCSLLACCLEVVLFAYSSQRTFPWILEIFQIPPFYFYKVIEVFIRSEEGLSRDMVKHLNSIEEQVLESKAWTRDSALWTALNNANNKVPTVEEVNFPSNFDTGNNTGGPTHLPLVALSPIVHPRIREVRTGLGSSARKDVPQSPIYLHDRYSSPAAGSAKRRLFGDDPPPQSPVKRISVTPIKIIPSSTENNQNTSTTTVLSMATGNGQQLTIPLPVVKNQTGGITVIQLQANDMHPLTAQFLLTASPSRTSAPPASSDTQPPAINKPRRTGSLALFFRKVYHLTSVRLRDLCLKLDISSELRGKIWTCFEHSLLHCTDLMKDRHLDQLLLCAVYIISKITKQEHTFQDIMKCYRTQPQANSHVYRSVLLKRRPREQQTDENMEVDPPAEQSNEGTEQANTTEADSESEERGDLIQFYNSVYVLKMKSFALKYAHSTLDNKMEAPPLSPFPSVRAQPLSPRRVSQRHSIFVSPHKNSSSLTPSTAYTYKFTGSPSKELSDINQMIRQGGVSKKRAFTMEGDETESPSKCLRQENDDVLLKRLQDVVSERASL